The Branchiostoma floridae strain S238N-H82 chromosome 12, Bfl_VNyyK, whole genome shotgun sequence genome segment GGAGAGGGTGCTGATGATTGCAAGAACAATATCACAGTACAAGCAGAGTTGATCGGTCAGGGTAAAGAAACTAAAGTGCACAGCACAGTCCATTCCCACAGTGCAGAAGAGGGTGCTGAGGATTGCAAGAACAATATCACAGTACCAGTGGAGATGACTGGTCTGGGTATAGAAACTAGGGAGGGTATAGAGACCCAGGTGCATAACACAGTCCATTCCCACAGTGCAGAAGAGGGTGCTGAGGATTGCAAGAACAATACCACAGAACCAGTGGAGATGACTGGTCTGGGTATAGACACTATAGAAACTAAGAGTAAGATGCACAACACAGTACATTCCCACAGTGCAGTAGAGGATGTCCAGCTCAAGCTTGATTTCAAGATCACAGTACCAGCAGATCTGGAGTCGATTGGTCAGGTTAAGGAGACTCAGGTGCACAACACAGTACCTTCCAACAGAGCAGAGAATGTTCTGAGAATGGTCAGCTGTGCTGAGAATGGTCAGCTCAAAATCACTGTACCAGCCGATCCAGAGTCACTTGGCCAGGTTACAGAGACTGAGGCACACAACACACTACTTTCCCAGACTAGTACTAGTGCTGAAGACTGTACTGAGGATGGCTGGCACAAAATCACAGTACGTACAGAGCTtaatgggtgtgtgtgtgtgtgtgtgtgtgggggggggggggggggtgagtgggtgggtgagtggaTTGGTTgcttgagtgagtgagtgaatgactgagtgtgagtgaatgaatgaatgtttaacATGTCTATTTAACATGTTTATTTAATGCCCAGCCTGCATGGGCACAGAAACTAGAAAACATTGTGTAGATTGACAACAAATGCATAATTGACTTGCGTTGTTGTTTGTCACTTTAGGTACTTCATGGAAAGAAATATGACAAGGAGTTGTTAACATTTCTGCTGAAGACAATGTGCCCAGTACCATTCCAGTTTACAGACGTAAGTTTAAGTTTTTAAACATAGAATGttgaaatgtacaatgttaGAATCATGGTAGAATGTTCATGGAATGTGTGTAAAGAGACTTTTTTGTAATTGTCAACTGTACTTTAGACTCAACCTTTTCTTGGAACATACTTTCAGTTCCACTATGTCAAGTCTCGTCACATGGTTTTCTACGTTCCTGACAAGGCCACAGCCGACGACCTCCAAAGTCTCAGCAGGAAAATCAAGACAAGGAATGGCAAGGTAAAGCCATGTAGTTTGGGCATGATgaaaataagaaatattttacCCTTTCCATTGAAAAAAAGCAAAGTAAGTACTAGTTGTTACATTGACCTGAGCTAAAGGCAGGGCAGGGCATAGTACATCTTACACAATAAAAGTTAAAGCCCTATTGATTTGGAACAAAAATGTCTTCTAGATTTTAGACTTGGGTCTGTAATAGCAAATTTGTTCTAGCAGTGCCACTGTCAACCCTTGAACGTAAATATTTTCCAAAAAGTATGATTATAATACCATATTATcatttattactttttttactAACATGATGAAGTGGTCATCATGTGTATGTGATGACAATAAACTTTTTGTGCCTTGTCCATTTACACACTAAATCAACATTGTTTTCCCCCTTAATTTTTAGCTTGTTATCGTTGCCAATCCTGAATTACCTAGAAGTCTCCAGGCTATGGACCAGGCTACAATGGAGGCAATCAAAGTAAGATCTTACTAGTAATTCCACACATCATATCAGTTAGGTCTTTATCCACTCAAGTGACTATGATGTAAGTATTGTCCATCATGCTGGTTGTATACACCCCGGGATTATTGATGCTGCTTCAGTACTTTAAATTCACATATTTTTCCTCATGTGCTGTATTATGGAATCCGatagaattatgagagttcaTGTTATCTGTAAAAAAATGTCCAAAGACTTGCAAAGAGTAGGAAGAAAGTAAATCTCTTGCTAGTCTTGACATTAGTGGACTAAAGTTCAAAGCTACattgtattctatttttttttgaGTCTGAGTTTACataattttctttttgcaaTGCAGCTTACTAGTAACTATATTTTGGTCTGTTTTGACAGCTGTGCATTCTGAAGAGATTTGATGCTGCCACCTCAACACTCAACCTGAGCAATCTGTATTGGGACACTGGTAAGACTGGTTTGTACTATTCATCACAATTTATAAATCATTGAAACAATTTTATGTCTGGGAATGCTAGATCCAATGACTCCATAgaaattatttttctttataattatagtatctctactacatgtatggtgCACTCATAGTCATATAGTGTACATGAATTAAAGGCATCATATTCATTATAATCatttaaatatacatgtacttgtgtttcTTTATAATAAagtatttttctttcataagtTCATCTTCcaatacagatgaactttcatgctgagTACTTTAACATGTTTATAAAGTCATTTTTGACACAATTTGTACCAACAGAACTACAAGCACAGGACATCCATGTGGTCCTGAACCAGAAGTTTTACATGAACTCTGTCATTTCAATCATCATGGAGATTGTGCCAGTGGTGAGTCATTATTCTTAATGATATGTTTGTAATAATTCTCAAAATGATATCGATACTTACAGGAAATATTTCTTGCCTAGCTTTTCAAATCCATTGTCAAGCACCATTCCTTTCCATGTATTTATACCACACTACTCTAGTGGACTTTAAACtcattgcatgtacatgtacttcaactATAAGCATACTAGTCATGTCAAGGTGTTTTGGCTTTTGTACCAGGCTGGGAAGAAAACAGTTTATATATTTGCATGCTTGTGAGTGAGCTTCTGATATCCAGATATTCATTTTCTACTGACATCATATATATTCAATAGTCTATTATAATTATCAATTAATTAAATCTATAAAATTTCATACATATTATTCCAGAGGTAAAGGATATCAGTTTGAAATAGCCTTTGCTGTGAAAATGTCCTGTTTTTCAGATTGATCACCTTGACATCAGTAACAATAGACTGTACAACCTGAACAGCCTGGCAGACTTAGTCTCCATCAGAGAGGGTGTCACCTCCTTGAACCTTTCTCAGAATCAGGTAGGGCATGTAAATGTGGTTACTTTtttgttagttttattttgcatcaggAGGTttgagaaatattttgaatttgcAGTTAAAACAATTGTAGTACACTTGGCATGGAGAAGGATTGAATAGATAGTACATTTACTTTGTGTTGGTTTTGTTTTGCGTTAGGTTTTGGTGATACTTTGAAGGAAggattgaatgaatgagtgtATGCATTTGTAGTCATACAAGGCAGAGTATTCACAAGGGTTAGAGAGGTCCccatgaaaaccgcaaaattgcaCTATTTGATATAATTCCTCTTCTTATCCTACCAACTACAGAGTTAATAATTTATTGTTTAACTGTTTATTATCATTACCTCAGCTTGAAATTGATTTCTTATCTAATTGTCTTTAGCATTATGCATTGATAGGATTATACCAGTCCTGTAGTAATCTTTAAGGTAGTAACATGAAAAACTAAATGCTTTATTTTTCAGTTAAAGTGTGTTTCTGAACTGGACAAGATCAAGGCTTGGAACCTGACTATGCTCTGGATGAATGACAACCCATTGTGGAACAATTACTTTGAACCCTCTACCTATTTCAGGTGAGAACTGGCTGGTATAACACTTGATGGGGGCTGGTCCTATAACACTTCGAAAGTTTGACGTGTTATTGAAGAACATTAGACTTAGTAGTGTGCTGGAGGGCATCGTGTTTCCATAGTCAGATATTCATGGCAAGGACAGGATTGACTGCACTTAATATTACTCACAGTTTTAAATGTGGACTGGTAACAAGTACCTTTGGAGGTTTCGATGCATTATACAGATCTGCTGCTATACATCTGAGTCAGTATTTGATGGGTCAATCCATTTGTCAATAAAtcttagatatccaggtaacaTTCagcatacaaaataaaacaggcAAGTAGATGAATTAATGATAAGTCTTCAGATTTGCTttaatattgataagaaaatattcatcatgAACAGATGATCATAGTGCTGTTTTGTAGCTTTAGGACTCCAGTGAAGCTTAGCCTAACAAAGCTCAGAGGTTGTGtgttctaaaccaaacttgtaTCTCCCCTGTAGCGATGTGAGGAAACGGTTCCCAAACATAGTCAGGCTGGTGAGTTGGTACATTCACAACTCTTGCTGAATACTTTTGAACTAACTTCTTTCTCTGAGTCAGTATGTTAATAGGAATGCCATTATTAGAATGTGCACAATATGCACTATAAGACGTGGGTACTTTTGATTTATTGTCTCCTTTAAGTCATCTGATTTAGGTTGCAGTTTTATATAAGATGCAATTAGAATATTCCACAAGCATACAGAAACTGTTGATAACCCTTATTTTGGTATAAGAGCCACCTAGCACCTGCAATGTTTTATTAAATTCAATAGGACATGTGAAATGTGTGTAATAATGGTTGTGTTCTACATCTCTTCACAGGATGGACATGTGTACTCAGTGCCAACTGAATCATAGTATCAATAGCACATTTGCATCAACTTCCTGTCGTTCCACTGGATGTGCCAAGTTCAGGAGTTGTTGACTGATCATGTTTattggtttatttgttgtttaatGGTTAATTGACTACATCATTAATTAAGACTTCACCATGCAATTTCTGAACTAGGTTTGTTACTCAGTGCAAAATGGGCATGTTCCCTTATATGTTTGTCATAAACAATGAATATACATGGCCTCAATTGGTTATTATTGGTAATCATGGTAAATTCGTTGTCAGCCCTACAACTTCAGATATGGCTAAATAGTCCTTTTTGACATTGGCAGTCTCTGCCACGTACAACACATTCTGTAAGCTGATTCTGTTCGTGTTGCAGTTAACTTTTCTGCACTGCAAATAAATCTGGCTTCTCTTGAAACGAGGAATCATACTTATTTCAAAGTCAATCTATTCTACTATGATAATTGGGAAGTCAACAAGTTACACTGGTCACCTTAAACATGAGTTATATTCCATACTTCAACTATTTTGTTTCTGGATTGTGTCATGACATTGTGTAAAGTCTTGACTCACAAGATAATACATTGCAATAACATCTGATTCAATACATACAGCATTTTGATTACCTGAATGAAAATGGAAGACCGttttttgtgcgtgtgtgtgtgttgtgtgtgtgtgtgtatttgtggtcatcataacatTTAAACCTCTGTATGGACTGTAATGACATTTGGTACAATATATGCAGGAaggggttgggaagatgaaATTCAAGGTTTAtattgggccccctggtgtgtgacattggtactgcaacaTAAGTTCTGGTTTCGTATCTTTTACGCATGGACATGCAATGATCTTGATATTTTTGTGACAAAATTAGCTTTTGAAGTAAGAAAGTTGTGTAGGTTTTGGTCCTCTATCAGATTGCTTTGAAACTGCAGGAGAgtttttgtaaacatttgtagGGGACAAGGAACAAAACGAGTTTTCATGATATGCTACATACAAGACAGAAATGATAGCAAGATTTAAGGTCATCAAATATTTGAAGCGTGACCTTTCAGTGTTGCAGCAGATTTAGGCCCCACCCACCCGTCGCCATCCATGTATGGTAGGGGAGGACATATTACCCAGTGGGACCAAATACATGTCACAGCCAACAACGGCCTTGACAGTAGGCCAAGTACCATTTCATTGGACAGCGATCGCACTGAGACCTAAACTGGATTAAAGCAACCCTTGACGTTATCATTTGAGTATCCAAGGCAAAATATCTGAAAGTATGACTGAAAGACAACGAAACACAAACTTAAACAAAGAGGTGAGAGATTCGTTTTAATCTGGTATGAACAGAATTGATTGTACCGTCGGATCGCTTGGCCGTAGCCTGGTCGCCACCCTAGTGGAATGGACACCTACAAGTAGCAATGTCGAAAATCCTGAATATTATGCTCACTGACCCTTGAGGAAATGACCCTACGGTGCACTGGTGAAAGTGTGATATAACCTCATTGACCCCATTTAGATACCATGACTCATCAACGTGACATCAAAGATATCCAAACAAAATCATTTACAGCAACCCTTTGCCTGAAGGCAACGTTAACAGTTTTAATTGAGTCTAAGCATAATAATATCGatgtttcatatatatatataaagcatTAAGAGTATTTTACCCTGTCAGGCCAGTTCAACATTTTGGTGCTATTTTTCTCCCTTGCTGACCTTAAGGAATCCGTGCACAGTGCACCTGAGGCGATCACGTAGTCAGATGTTCACCGCGCACCAAATTGTCTCTGCCGCCGGGCAGACCTTGCTGAACCCCAGTACCATGACGTGCAAGCCACCAGCTCAAGGAAACGTCACAGTTCCCACGGAGTTTTAGGACCCAAAAATCGATCTACAGGAACGAGTAAATACCTGGCCAGTAACTATAAGATATCCGTGCGGTTCTCAACTTTGAGATGTGTTTCGTGAAGTTCTGAAGAGTCGGCGACTACTTTGTGGGGAAGGTGAACGGGAAAAGTGGTATGGCGGCTTTGTGTTGACCATGACAAGTCAAGCGTTATACATTACATGTGAATATTTGGCAATGGCGATCAAGTCCTTTATGGCTTAAAACAACCACCATTTTGGAGGAGACCGCTTTTCCGTGGACGTTTCGTGACTCGTGGGATTGTTGAGGTGATGATTATATTGATTTTTGTATTGTCTGTGGCTGTGGACACTTCAGTTTACGGCCAAACAATTGTTCGCGATGGCGCTGCCACAAGTACGCCTACACCACTTTGGTCGTCATCCAAACCACAGGCAGGTGTCACTAGTAGGGCCACAGCGTCATCTTATAACAGAACTACCATCATCCGTACAGTCTCTACTGACAGAAATACTGCAGCTGATACTGCAGTTTCTGCTAAAACTAGAACTACACCTTTGGTGAACCGTTTACAGTCTACCACAAGGTCCAGTCGCAGATTGATATCAACCGAAGTCACCCGAACGTCTAGGAAGGTCTTGCCGAACAGAACTACGGGGATGCTTTTTAGGGGATCCGATACGACAACGAGAAGACTAACCCACCGACAACAGGCTACCGAATCAAGTCTTGCGACTATAAGGTTAATTACAACAAGTTCGACAATCTCTTCCGCCCCAACGACCGCAAAACCCTCAACTACGAAAATGGTGAATCCTACAACAAAGTCTTCCACACCCCAGCCATATACTACATCAATACGAGGTATCATCGAACGACAGACCACCGACACAAATTCCAACACCGCACCAAGAAAAACTACCCGCCGGCGACACACAACCGACCCCAGTCGACGGACGACGAAAATTCCGACGACGAATATCGCAGACTCGACTGCCTCGCTGAAATTATCGTCTGCGGCTCTTGATCCAACTGTGACAAACACAAGTGGACGCAATTCCATAGGCTTTAGTCGAATAAGTACAACTGAAGTTGTAGAGACGACCACAACGCCCGTCTCTACCACCCCGCTCGACCCTACCCGAATGATTCCCGACACATATGTCTGGAACCAAAGGAACAGACACATCTACCCCAACCCACGGACAGAACCCACACGATGTCGAAGGACCGGCCCTTCTTGGGTCTGCGATCCTAGTGGATTGTTCACTACTGAGCAAGGTAAAGTTACAACATATTCTTGTAGCACTGTGTGTCACCTTAGAAAGCTTTGAATATGCTTATTTGTGTGTGAAAGTAAGGTGTAATTTCTGCCTAAGCACCAACTTGGTATTAAGTGTTAAtaaagtgtaacgttacatattacCATTAACTTGTGGTTACAAATAAGAAACAGTCTTAACTAAGgctaaacaatgggattttcaGAAATCACCGCATTGACCTGTTATTCAACAGTTGTCCTCCGGCAGTTTTGTGAACTGTAATTATGGTCGTTGACTTGGCGACCTTAATTGACGCACTCTTAAACTAAAAGGGCAAAATATCACCAGGCTTGATCATTTTCTGATCTCAGTCAAGTACCTCTCCTGTACTTTCCACGCTCGTGTAAATAGTATCCCAGGGTAACACTAAATTGGTGTCcaatagaaaaaaagagaggGGGGGTGTGTGTGATCCAGAGAAGGGCAATTGACCGGGACCTTGCAGAGATGGGTTGCggatgggaggggggctctATGGACAGCAAATAAAAAGACTGTAGAAGCCACTGAAACCTGACTCTGTGCTAAGCATACGACAAGAATAATTATGTGTGTGCTGTGCATTTGTATATGTGAGCATGTGcgaattgtgtgtgtgtgtgtgtgtgtgtgtgtgtgtgtgtgtgtgtgtgattgtgccTTTAATTTTACCTGTGTTTATATGCCTCTTCCTatgtgtggctgtgtgtgtgttgtttgtgaGTGCGTGAGCATATGTGAGCCGGTGTGTGTGTCCTTTTATTTGTGTATCTATGTTctcgtgtgtgtatgtggttgtgtttcctgttctgTTCtgcttttcatttcatttcatttcattcattcattcgttcatttatttattcattcccGTCACCTCTTACAGTTGACGAACTAGACGACATCTTGACATCGACTTCATTGCAAAGTGAATGTCCCTGTAACGAACACTGTCATCACCGTACCTACGGGTTTGTGGTCACACTGGCCATTCACTACCGATACGACCCGTGAGTACACACCATACGCTTCTTTCAGGGTTGATCACGAGGACGCATGTATTGTGCCAGGCATTTGCAAATAGGCGCAAACCAGCGCCAGTTGCCCCAATGTGTCATCCGAAATTGCGAATTTGTCCTAAATAGTCCATTTAATAAAGGCAAAATCAAAGTCGCAATTGCATGTAGTAAAATGGCGCAAATGGTCGACACAAATTGGCTCAAAGTGACGAAAACCAGTGAACATCccttaagagctgatgtctgtaaaaaccaagcaaaatcagaaaaagttggccaaactcaaaaaatcgattttccttaaattttgtgtggtggtagggccttggtccaaacctacaaaaatggcaaagttttagatctgcggtcaccggttgccatggcaacggccatttttcaaaatggcggattttcaccaagagaaggccttggtcgcgtccaaaataggcctcctttggactcctgtagcccccacaaattaacagatattttattgattctcggatatgttattacccatattctaatgaaaaaaatgatatatagtgatgctcaaaatgtttttgtagtgaggtgcagcagatgtttgaaaatgatgtgttttcgtgaatttccaaaattgacaaaaatcaattttttgaccatttttattgaccattagctcatttacaggcaaatcaatttgcttgatttttggcacagttatagtttgaacctttgtatacatcatatgtaaaaaaaagtttgggccttttacgtatcgaaccgtggtggccccgagagtaaaccaatatttccatttcaagaaaatcgtaaccatagaattattcctggaaaaacagtcatagcttaccaaaaatgaatttcagtttcatgttatgtagcagaggaacttacctatcacttataaaagcagggttgttctagatttttttataattgcctttaaaatgattttattgagttttttttgtcatttttagaccaaaaaatgtatattttggcccaagcaccctggtattgcaaccaaatgacctgaaatttggtataggaatgtcctggacaagtacacaGATGgattgataactggtttgccatgtaatagaacaaaatgctgaatttggtgacttttttgtggcattttcggcccaaaaagtacatttttggcccctgtaccct includes the following:
- the LOC118427773 gene encoding uncharacterized protein LOC118427773 isoform X1, with amino-acid sequence MALTFGLFGQQLGYVFKPPTRREAPRSSQSPFQKITSFSGGGEGQAVKAEKSAEQTEDKEGGGVEEGEKAKKPAEQTGKNEEYRASPAPSGYGQSRGRRAAKKNRRKRSGKSGQARKGGLTQRYNPYGGPQSGNSGNVQMIPVVPWPVAEVCRGTESWVHNKAHFNSAGVGAEDCKNKTIKVPGLGELISQGTETQVHNTLQYSNSAGSRAEDGHYKFDFKIKVSANPESLGQIKETQVHNTVHSNSAGEGAEDCKNNITVPEELIGQGMETKEGIEIQVHNTAHSNNAGEGAEDCKNNITEPGEMIGQGIETKEGIETKMHNTVHSNSAGEGTEDDIGKNNIIAQAELIGQGTETKVHNIAHSNSAGEGAEDCKSNITVQTNLIGHGIETKEDIETKVHNTVGLGEGADDCKNNITVQAELIGQGKETKVHSTVHSHSAEEGAEDCKNNITVPVEMTGLGIETREGIETQVHNTVHSHSAEEGAEDCKNNTTEPVEMTGLGIDTIETKSKMHNTVHSHSAVEDVQLKLDFKITVPADLESIGQVKETQVHNTVPSNRAENVLRMVSCAENGQLKITVPADPESLGQVTETEAHNTLLSQTSTSAEDCTEDGWHKITVLHGKKYDKELLTFLLKTMCPVPFQFTDFHYVKSRHMVFYVPDKATADDLQSLSRKIKTRNGKLVIVANPELPRSLQAMDQATMEAIKLCILKRFDAATSTLNLSNLYWDTELQAQDIHVVLNQKFYMNSVISIIMEIVPVIDHLDISNNRLYNLNSLADLVSIREGVTSLNLSQNQLKCVSELDKIKAWNLTMLWMNDNPLWNNYFEPSTYFSDVRKRFPNIVRLDGHVYSVPTES
- the LOC118427773 gene encoding uncharacterized protein LOC118427773 isoform X2, whose amino-acid sequence is MALTFSLFGQELGDVFPHLWKCGGVEEGEKAKKPAEQTGKNEEYRASPAPSGYGQSRGRRAAKKNRRKRSGKSGQARKGGLTQRYNPYGGPQSGNSGNVQMIPVVPWPVAEVCRGTESWVHNKAHFNSAGVGAEDCKNKTIKVPGLGELISQGTETQVHNTLQYSNSAGSRAEDGHYKFDFKIKVSANPESLGQIKETQVHNTVHSNSAGEGAEDCKNNITVPEELIGQGMETKEGIEIQVHNTAHSNNAGEGAEDCKNNITEPGEMIGQGIETKEGIETKMHNTVHSNSAGEGTEDDIGKNNIIAQAELIGQGTETKVHNIAHSNSAGEGAEDCKSNITVQTNLIGHGIETKEDIETKVHNTVGLGEGADDCKNNITVQAELIGQGKETKVHSTVHSHSAEEGAEDCKNNITVPVEMTGLGIETREGIETQVHNTVHSHSAEEGAEDCKNNTTEPVEMTGLGIDTIETKSKMHNTVHSHSAVEDVQLKLDFKITVPADLESIGQVKETQVHNTVPSNRAENVLRMVSCAENGQLKITVPADPESLGQVTETEAHNTLLSQTSTSAEDCTEDGWHKITVLHGKKYDKELLTFLLKTMCPVPFQFTDFHYVKSRHMVFYVPDKATADDLQSLSRKIKTRNGKLVIVANPELPRSLQAMDQATMEAIKLCILKRFDAATSTLNLSNLYWDTELQAQDIHVVLNQKFYMNSVISIIMEIVPVIDHLDISNNRLYNLNSLADLVSIREGVTSLNLSQNQLKCVSELDKIKAWNLTMLWMNDNPLWNNYFEPSTYFSDVRKRFPNIVRLDGHVYSVPTES